The genomic stretch AACTTTCATAATTGTTTGCGTACTTGGTGTTGGTAATGGTCATTTTTGCATTATATTTACTGATTGCAGACGGTAGAAAAGATTGCTTGGAAATTGGAGGGCTTATAGTATTTGGAGCTACAGCTGCAGTATACGtctagactgtacatgtatatactcTTGTCTTACTAGCACGAGTAGAGGTCCTTTCGACAGCAGGTTGTTGGTAACTCGTCGTAAAGAGGCACTAGAAATTCATTTGTAGTCTGTGTGGGCCAGACTCGCGTTTCGACATTCTGCAGTGATGTAACGTGGTCATGCACCAACCATAAACGAACGGTCATTTGTATTGCGTTATCTAtacaagatacaaaaacattataaatgtattttagtaggaatggctacacaaatcagcaaaaagcGAACAAACAAGTGTAGATGGTTtaatactgtaccaaattgaggGTGCCATGACTAACTCACTTTGTACACGTGTTACAATTTCTGCATTGGTGAGTAAGTCGTGGTACcctcaatttggtacagtattgaaccGTCCACACTTGTTTGATCGCTTTTTGCTGATTTATgtactaaaatacatttacaaTGTTTTTTATCTTGTTCATTCACTTTTTGCATGAACTGTACTAGGTGCATGCAGCTTACTGATAAAGGGTGCCTCAGAATGAACCCAGACTACAAAGAAGGGGCATTTTCATCATTAGCTGGATGAAAGTAGTCTAATCCATCTCATCCAGCTAATCCAGCCGATATGCGGATTAGACGGATTAGCTAATCCATCtaatctggattagctggagtaggtaaaagaaatgcatCCCTAGATAGGCCTACCGCGCGCAGCAGAAAGATTAGTCGCGCTTTCTTCGTTGTCTTGTTGCAGCATCCGTAGACAAGTTTGTCAACTCCTCGCATATCTTATCATAAACTTTTTGGGGATCTCTGAGAACAACAGAAGAGGCTGCGAGAGTGAGCAGATGCGCCTACTAGTTTCAAAAGTACCAGAGTACACGCAGCGCCGTTTCCAAAATGGTGGAGGACGCACCACACCGCTCACACAAACTCGTGATAGTTGTATTTTCGAACCAATCGCATGCAAAACGAAGAAAAAGACTTCTGCCCAGGATAGTTTGCAACAAAGAAACTTAACCAGTTGAGTCTGAGAAAGCGTGCGGAATAAGAAAACTCGTCTGAAGAAGAATACTAGTCAGTCAGACGAAACTGCGGTATATTGCAAATACATTCGAAAATAGACCAAACGGCTCTAGCGGTTGAAACTTGGCACAAATAGAGAAGAAAACAAGGAGACTTCAGTAATGCTATTCGTTTTTTGTAGTTGTGCTTCTGAGCCAAGATAGAAAGGGGCGTAAACGAGGTTATGTATTGACACCCCAGCCATTCCTAGCTAGATAGTGATTATGCGTCATCAATAGTACGGACGAGTAGCTTGACAAGttacagatatatatatatatatatatatatatatatatatatatatatatatatatatatatatatatatatatatatatatatctgtaaCTTGTAGTTCAGGCTGCAAGTAAAACTGCATGTAGCTTGCTGAGCAACCGTTGAACGTACTGTTCTAACTGGGAATTGTCTGTGTcatgtttagttgtttgtagCATGCCTTCTTGGAAATGACAAATGATAGAATTGCAACTTCGTTGTCTGAAATACGTGTGTATGGTCGACCCGTTTATGCTGCAACTAAGGTTGTACAGAAGTTTACATCTAGTGATGTGAGAATTGTCGTTtcttttaataatttttttttCAACTCTTGTGGCAGTCCAATTTGCCTAGCACCTTACACGGAGAGTTAGGTGAACGGTTACCAAGCACAATGAGAAATTCCGTGATAGTCTAGCAGTTGTACCGTAAACACAGTTTTGTGTGCATATACAGCCTTGCAGGTCAAATTGACAATAGATATGAACGTGCTAGTTATTGACATCAAATTCGCGGTATACTTCATTTGTAAGGAAATTAATATTCAGAAGTCTTACCACTTAGGTATTTAGAATACTATTAGATGAATTTGTTAACTGAAATTGCTGCTAGCCATCTCGAATGAATAGTCACGAGATCTGCCAACTAGCATCATGTTAGGATTGACTTTTGGAACTCACCTCACCGAATAGACAATATCGAGATATTAATATTAGCATACATTAGCATAGTAATATTGTTTGAACGTCTCGTCGTTTAACGTAGCTGGTTGTATGCATGCTGTATCTGTATTTTTCATGAGTCTGAAATATGCTACTTTTCCACGGGGAATTATGTTGTAGAAATTAACACGTCTGATTTACTACGCATACTCGTGCGCACATGCTAGACAAATAGTGGTCTTGATAGCACGTTGCATGTTGTAACTGTTGTTGGATTTCTTAATTTAACGTGCTTGTTTAGGATTCGGTTTCATGTTCTTTTTCTAAAAGGATATACGGCACCATTAAACTAAATATGCCATAATGGCTTAGTGCGGCATTTGCACATGGCAAGTAGAGTGATTGCTAATTGATTTGTTTCTGGTCGCAGGTACCGCAGCTACTTTTTACTGCCGGATGTGCTTCATTTTTTGGACATGAATGAAGCTTCCTTTGCTACTCGCTTTCCCGCTATCGAACCAATTTCTATCTCGTGTGCGTTGTTTTCCAGTCAAGTGTCTCATCTTCTCGTCTCCCATTCTGGAGTAGTTCCCGATTTCTCCGGTGCGACTAGCGAAGAAATTAAGTTAGTTGAGTATTCAAATCAACTAAGACAAGCACTCGGCGTTGACGTACAAGTGCTGGAATGACCACTATCGTTATGACATTGTATGGTGGCAACATTGACAAGTTCGATGCTTGTCCCAATATAACATTTTGATAATTGATTGATGCAAGAGCTTTACGCAAAATCACAGATATCTTGTCTATACTCATACGAAAATTGGAAAGGCTATTTTGAGTTTTTAGTAGAGGTTGAATGTGTACTTATATTATTGCTATTTCTGTTGGAACATTTGAGTTTTCGACAAATGAACATGTCCGGTGTATTTGCCAACCACAACGAGTACAACTGTACTTATGGAAATTGAATGGGGCTATAGCAATGGTATATGACTACTAGAATGCATTTGATGCCACAACTTACTACGTGATCGGAACTGAAGCCTCCATATAGGAAGTGTGTAAAATTTCACTTGTAATTGCTTTAACAATAATTGATTATGGCTATAGGCTTTTACTATACGCAAAATATGTAGGTGTACAGTATCTATACGACATGTATGCCAACAAGTGGCAATCAAATAGGTAGTTGAAATTTCACGTCAACGGCTGCTTCTCTTGCCATCTGAACGATGTTGGAAAGCTGCACGACCTAAACGTACACTGTATCATCACTAAATACATATACTCTAGTTTTACGCCAAGGAACCCACCATCTTTGCTGCTTCGTCGAGATCGTCACACGCAAGAATCCTCAGTCCACTGGTTTCTATCAACGCTTTGGCATCATCCACGCGAGTACCTATAAAGCAAAGAGCTCAACCGTGTATATAAGTCGTCACAATTGTTACCAGGTCGTTGAATTCAATTGCACTCTAGTTCGCAAGTTTTTGCATGTATAGTGTACGTAATCGGAAAAAAAGTTGAGCCTTTTATTTAAACAAAGAAGGTACGAACTAACCTTGAAGTCTAACGACCAATGGAATTCTTAGATCTAGTTGACTGGCAGCGGCTATAATGCCTCGAGCAATGACATCACATCGCATGATTCCACCAAAGATATTGACGAGAATGGCCATCACTTTGCTATCTTCGCTCAATATGTTGAATGCCTCGGTGACTTGGTTTTGCTGAGCACCGCCACCCAGGTCTAAGAAATTCGCAGGCTCTCCTCCATGCAACTTGATGATATCCATAGTAGCCATCGCCAAACCGGCACCATTCACTACATTCGGATGGATGTTACAAACAAATTATGTATAGTGACGTTACACAAGCGAAATTGTACTTGCCCAAGCATCCAATCGAACCATCCAATCCTATGTAGTTTAGTCCCGCTTTCGTGGCTCTCACTTCTCGTTGGTCTTCTTGCGACCAGTCTCTCCATTCAAACACTTTCTTCTGCCTGAAATCGGCGTTGTCGTCAAAGTTTATTTTACAATCCATACAGACGACTGAAGAAAACATGAAACAGCTAGTACATACGTATTTGTCTTGTTTATTATAAACACGATAAATACTTCTTCCATTCGTGTCTTCGGCCATGGGATTTATTTCTAAGAGCCATGCATCACGCTTGATCAGTAAGTCATAAAGTTTGATCATCTGCTCCGTGGCCTGTAATAGAAAAATCATACGAAAAATCATGCTTGTATATACCCATTGTATTTTATATCTCTAGACTATCTCTAAAAACCGATTACGTTTGAGCATCTAATGTGAGAAAGGGCTGTTATATCATTGCCATTCGAACAGCTACaacatttgtctgttagtgttgTACATAAGTAGAGACAAATAGGCAACATTCGACAGTGTGTACAATTAATTGACGACAGTATGTACAATTAATAAGACTAACAGCAATCAGCAATTAGCAACAATCACGTGAAGCAAGTCTGAAAATGCAAGATTCTCATCTAGAGACACGACACGGACCAGTATATATCCATACTCGACGAGACAAGACGAGAGAAGGTAGTCACTTAAACGCTGTCAATGACAacattacattacacattTTTAATTGATTTAAAACTGCTGACAGTTATAATTCACTTTCAACGTTTGATAGTTAAATTCGTTTCTAAACTCTTCGAATTCTTTTCATTGATTTCTTCATTCTCTACGTCACAGTTGTCCATGGTTTCGGTTTTCACATTCAAACTTCCCGTTTCCTTGTTGCATGACACATCACTCCTAATTTACCCTAAGTTGAAATGCAGGTGGCTCTATGCAATCGCGGGTTTCTATAGAGCATTAAAAGAACAATCCACCGAGGCAAACGACAACAACCCTTGTGTATACCCAGCTCTCTTTAATTAAAACGACAATAGAGCAGACAACACGAAACCACTACGTCCAATAGTGAacataagtaattaatattaaatttatacTAAAACCTACCTCCTTTCGTATACCGTCTGTCATTCCAAGTTTCTCGGCCACACTGTCCGCCTGCTGCCAAGTCAGTCCTGTCATACAGAAGTGAATCGTCAACACGAACGTACAAGACACAACCGGTCAATAAAATTCTTGTCGAAAAAACCTGTTGTAATATCAACTGGCTCCTTAATGATAGCTTCGGGTCTCTCAGCGGCGACCTTCTCGATGTCCACGCCTCCCTCCGCGCTCGCAATAATAGCAGGGCCCTTACACAGCAAACAGAAGATAACATAAGATGtgtacacaaacataaaaattagTCCTACCTTCATTGCCCTGTCGAGTACAATGGCAAAGTAATACTCTCGCCTAGAAAACAGCCGTTCGCATACGAACACCTAGAAAACACTTGGCTTGATATAAAGCCAATAGAGAGATTGTCAAAATCTACTAGCCTTGTGACAGACACGGCCCTGAGAACCGGTCTGTTTAGTGAACAAAGTATGGCCGATCATTTGACTGGACAACTTGCGCACGTCGTCAGGACTAAACCAAAATTTCCCAATATAATATTCATCGTTTCAACGAACTACCACACGTTAATGCTAACAGTCCATAGAAGGGACTACATCGACGGCCAACGCAAATTGTGAGGAAAATGTGACGAACACcgcaaaaacaaacaatgcaaatatcaataattattatatataatctCATGACTCATTCCTGACATAAAACAAA from Corticium candelabrum chromosome 21, ooCorCand1.1, whole genome shotgun sequence encodes the following:
- the LOC134196295 gene encoding succinate--CoA ligase [ADP-forming] subunit beta, mitochondrial-like, whose protein sequence is MALRTCRRLCGLFSRRELIKVVRSNVRCLSLHEYLSMQLLEEAGVTVPRGEAASSPEEAYQVAKKLGTNDLVVKAQVLAGGRGKGNFDSGLKGGVKITYSPDDVRKLSSQMIGHTLFTKQTGSQGRVCHKVFVCERLFSRREYYFAIVLDRAMKGPAIIASAEGGVDIEKVAAERPEAIIKEPVDITTGLTWQQADSVAEKLGMTDGIRKEATEQMIKLYDLLIKRDAWLLEINPMAEDTNGRIVCMDCKINFDDNADFRQKKVFEWRDWSQEDQREVRATKAGLNYIGLDGSIGCLVNGAGLAMATMDIIKLHGGEPANFLDLGGGAQQNQVTEAFNILSEDSKVMAILVNIFGGIMRCDVIARGIIAAASQLDLRIPLVVRLQGTRVDDAKALIETSGLRILACDDLDEAAKMVVQLSNIVQMAREAAVDVKFQLPI